In the Drosophila gunungcola strain Sukarami unplaced genomic scaffold, Dgunungcola_SK_2 000001F, whole genome shotgun sequence genome, one interval contains:
- the LOC128262834 gene encoding uncharacterized protein LOC128262834, producing MSEEVSASPVAIADLKYEDVSQLNFSKLYSPKMKSVYWRYFGFPSNDNNEVITKQNVVCIKCHKVLTNHGNTTNLRAHLQHRHKDLFKELCQEHDIHVPPRKTPRNVTHPPLSKRNVSSRRVKLEFINNRNHDNASDEEMDEAAVATAAMQAEEDASSQTMLYETMVPFTYDEAENLVEEEDQRLVMEPKYGRKRKVATPSSTLHGRAIKHEDGGYTVANIANLAEALTDIMIKDLRNVEFLYDAGFSDFVRQAMGGSAHMPEPHKIESLISEMHASKFLEVGEITREFTSEKPFSFAFEHWVNVEQRRFLSIFHHYLDEETQSVKCMLYATVEYTEYIVLDDLLTDFYLPNCTLAIINYDDEEDLLYTYLREKNIPIALCYVSVIDKCLRRVFELDEVAPLLDQVKELMQRHSSEIASKVSELPPYNEHFPWTLYETLKFFAESISWSEDMDQLVISAKTVTEALSALVIALDTLRGEDIPLCSMLSPITSKILIKKLGIAEQDDPLMMNVKRTISGVLQAHIISNDNLTAAALLDPRFHRLTTIDNLERCVRMLTHKYNKNFGGSAEGETNEVATTSSSTVAIKSESRTGGVSAAGKSKLELLFDIADIPTPPKKENDSSVESDLKRYRNEVVVQLDESPIEWWLKMGHVYGTLRDLATLYQSVPGVVTLSFKKALRDQIYDYNKRFMLTGSQIDAILFLHHHNN from the exons ATGAGTGAAGAGGTGTCCGCGTCGCCGGTGGCCATTGCCGACCTCAAGTACGAGGATGTGTCGCAGCTGAACTTTTCCAAACTGTACTCGCCCAAGATGAAGAGCGTCTACTGGCGCTACTTTGGGTTCCCCTCCAACGACAACAACGAGGTGATCACCAAGCAGAACGTGGTCTGCATCAAGTGCCACAAGGTGCTTACCAACCACGGCAACACCACCAATCTGCGGGCGCATCTCCAGCACCGGCACAAGGATCTGTTCAAGGAGCTGTGCCAGGAGCACGACATCCATGTTCCGCCGCGCAAGACGCCGCGCAACGTGACCCATCCGCCGCTGTCCAAGCGGAATGTGTCCTCGCGCCGGGTGAAGCTGGAGTTCATCAACAACCGGAACCACGACAACGCCTCCGACGAGGAGATGGACGAGGCCGCCGTGGCAACTGCGGCCATGCAGGCGGAGGAGGACGCCTCCTCTCAGACCATGCTGTATGAGACCATGGTGCCGTTCACCTACGACGAGGCCGAAAATCTGGTCGAGGAGGAGGACCAGCGCCTGGTTATGGAGCCGAAGTACGGTCGCAAGCGTAAGGTGGCCACGCCCTCGAGCACACTGCACGGGCGTGCCATTAAGCACGAGGATGGGGGCTACACCGTGGCGAATATCGCCAATCTGGCCGAGGCACTCACGGACATTATGATCAAGGATCTGCGCAACGTGGAGTTCCTCTACGACGCCGGTTTCAGCGACTTTGTGCGCCAGGCCATGGGCGGATCGGCTCACATGCCCGAGCCGCACAAGATCGAGTCCCTGATCAGCGAGATGCACGCCTCCAAGTTTCTGGAGGTCGGCGAGATCACGCGCGAGTTCACCTCGGAAAAGCCCTTCTCCTTTGCCTTCGAGCACTGGGTGAACGTGGAGCAGCGCCGCTTCCTAAGCATCTTCCACCACTATCTGGACGAGGAGACGCAGTCGGTTAAGTGCATGCTATACGCCACTGTGGAGTACACCGAGTACATCGTCTTGGACGATCTTCTGACCGACTTCTATTTGCCCAACTGCACGCTGGCCATCATAAATTATGATGACGAGGAGGACTTGCTTTACACCTATCTGCGGGAGAAGA ATATTCCTATTGCTTTGTGCTACGTTTCGGTCATTGACAAATGCTTGCGACGCGTCTTTGAGCTCGACGAGGTGGCCCCGCTTTTGGACCAGGTAAAGGAACTCATGCAGCGCCACTCGTCAGAGATCGCTTCCAAGGTATCGGAACTGCCCCCATACAACGAACACTTCCCTTGGACACTGTACGAGACGCTCAAGTTCTTTGCCGAGTCCATCTCGTGGTCCGAGGACATGGATCAGCTGGTTATCTCGGCCAAGACGGTGACGGAAGCACTTAGTGCCCTGGTG ATTGCTTTGGATACACTGCGTGGCGAGGATATCCCCTTGTGCAGCATGCTTTCCCCAATTACATCAAAGATTCTCATCAAGAAGCTGGGCATTGCCGAGCAGGACGATCCGCTTATGATGAATGTAAAGCGCACTATTTCTGGTGTTCTGCAGGCCCACATCATATCCAATGACAACCTGACCGCAGCTGCATTGTTGGACCCGCGCTTCCACCGCCTGACCACCATTGACAACCTGGAAAGATGCGTTCGCATGCTGACCCATAAGTATAACAAGAACTTTGGCGGGTCGGCAGAGGGTGAGACCAACGAAGTGGCGACCACCTCTTCCAGCACTGTGGCCATCAAGTCGGAATCAAGAACGGGGGGAGTCAGTGCAGCTGGGAAGTCGA AACTGGAACTGCTGTTCGACATTGCCGATATTCCTACTCCTCCAAAGAAGGAAAACGACAGCAGCGTGGAATCGGATCTTAAGCGGTACCGCAACGAGGTTGTCGTCCAGCTGGATGAGTCGCCCATCGAGTGGTGGCTCAAGATGGGCCACGTCTATGGAACGCTGCGTGACTTGGCAACGCTTTACCAGAGCGTTCCCGGCGTGGTGACCCTCAGCTTCAAGAAGGCGCTTCGAGACCAAATATACGACTATAACAAGCGCTTCATGCTGACCGGCAGTCAAATCGACGCGATCCTCTTCCTTCATCATCACAACAATTAG